From Solibacillus isronensis, the proteins below share one genomic window:
- a CDS encoding R2-like ligand-binding oxidase, whose product MREYVTTKQEINKNSLPYNLYQKAKKFGIWNPVDIDFSQDKEDWKKLNEEQQLEVLTQFAQFIGGEEAVTQDILPMIMAVSKKGWFEEETYLTTFLFEEAKHAEFFSLFLEEIGVTEDLTHLLSPGYRKLFDETLPAVMGKLIDDQSPEAMVDAAVTYNIFAEGVLAETGYWFFHEALSRSNLFPGFISGIRNVKRDEGRHIGFGTFLIQRLISENPELELFERVQQRLQELLPIAMMLTERKEEVTSLGIERGKSMEFAMKQLQARLTVLSRAKGKTLEEIYNTDIALEEV is encoded by the coding sequence ATGAGAGAATATGTAACGACGAAACAGGAAATCAACAAAAATTCACTACCGTATAATTTATACCAGAAAGCAAAAAAATTCGGAATCTGGAATCCGGTAGATATCGATTTTAGCCAAGATAAAGAAGACTGGAAGAAATTAAATGAAGAGCAGCAATTAGAGGTACTGACACAGTTTGCCCAATTTATTGGCGGTGAAGAGGCAGTCACACAAGATATTTTACCGATGATAATGGCAGTTTCAAAAAAGGGATGGTTTGAAGAGGAAACTTACTTAACAACATTCCTTTTTGAAGAAGCGAAGCATGCGGAGTTTTTCAGTCTGTTCCTGGAAGAAATCGGCGTAACGGAAGATTTGACACATTTACTTTCACCAGGCTACCGGAAGTTATTTGATGAAACATTGCCGGCAGTGATGGGTAAATTGATTGATGATCAATCACCGGAAGCAATGGTCGATGCTGCGGTTACTTACAACATTTTCGCGGAAGGTGTTTTGGCTGAAACCGGTTACTGGTTCTTCCATGAAGCACTTTCAAGATCAAATCTGTTCCCAGGGTTTATTTCGGGAATTCGAAATGTAAAGCGTGACGAAGGACGTCATATTGGTTTTGGTACATTCCTCATTCAGCGCCTAATCAGTGAAAATCCTGAGCTTGAGCTGTTTGAACGCGTACAACAAAGACTGCAGGAGCTGTTACCGATTGCGATGATGTTAACGGAAAGAAAAGAAGAAGTAACAAGCCTTGGTATCGAACGAGGAAAATCGATGGAATTTGCCATGAAGCAATTGCAGGCACGTCTGACAGTCCTTTCCCGAGCAAAAGGAAAGACTTTGGAAGAAATCTATAATACGGACATTGCTTTAGAAGAAGTGTAG
- a CDS encoding acetyl-CoA hydrolase/transferase family protein, giving the protein MNNTDWKYHYTKKCTTAEKAIQLLESSQTIFLAPMCNEPQVLVEELIRQKARLQEILLYTIVLGSPCKYADISCQPHFTIRTFLNSSLLKKAYKNNHCDYVPLNFSDIPRWIKEEKIDVVLIQVSKPNADGFCNLGLSVDVVQTLIKEATVVIAEVNSNLPYTSGETLVHVSQIDRFVSSDRPLLTIPNSQPAKEDITIGNYVATLIPDYATIQVGVGKLAGSIVRSLRSKVGLGVHSGSISDDIMQLINLGVITNERKEINRHKTVCTTLTGTNELYEFCHHNKSVELYPVSYTHNAAVIAKISHFYSINSALEVSLSGQINAEQVEDSYVVAGVGGQMDFIHGSKLSPGGRAIIALPSTAKNGTESRIKVHTKYVTSLKSEVDFVVTEYGIAKLFGKSLSERAESLIAIAHPKFRAALTEQYKQLV; this is encoded by the coding sequence ATGAACAATACCGATTGGAAATACCACTATACAAAAAAATGTACCACTGCTGAAAAAGCAATCCAGCTTCTTGAATCCTCTCAAACAATATTTTTGGCACCGATGTGTAATGAACCTCAAGTACTTGTAGAAGAATTAATTCGTCAAAAGGCACGGTTACAAGAGATTTTATTATATACCATCGTTTTAGGTAGTCCGTGTAAATATGCGGATATATCATGTCAACCACACTTTACAATCCGAACATTTTTAAATTCATCCTTATTGAAAAAAGCATACAAAAATAACCATTGTGATTACGTTCCTTTGAATTTCTCGGACATCCCTAGGTGGATCAAAGAAGAGAAAATCGATGTTGTACTTATACAGGTTTCAAAGCCAAATGCAGATGGTTTTTGCAATCTCGGTCTTTCGGTAGATGTTGTACAGACATTGATTAAGGAAGCGACGGTTGTGATCGCGGAAGTAAACAGCAATCTTCCTTACACATCCGGTGAAACACTGGTTCATGTATCCCAGATTGACCGTTTTGTTTCATCCGACAGACCGTTACTTACAATTCCAAACAGTCAACCTGCCAAAGAAGACATTACTATCGGCAATTACGTAGCAACGCTGATTCCTGATTATGCGACGATACAAGTAGGGGTCGGCAAACTCGCAGGCAGTATTGTCCGATCGCTTCGGTCAAAAGTGGGCTTAGGTGTGCATTCGGGTTCAATTTCTGATGACATTATGCAGCTCATCAATCTGGGAGTCATTACGAACGAACGAAAAGAAATCAATCGTCATAAAACCGTATGTACAACACTTACCGGAACAAACGAGTTATATGAGTTCTGTCATCACAATAAAAGTGTTGAACTGTATCCGGTCAGCTACACACATAATGCGGCAGTTATAGCGAAAATAAGCCACTTCTATTCAATTAACTCGGCGTTGGAAGTAAGTCTGTCCGGGCAAATCAATGCCGAGCAAGTTGAGGATTCCTATGTTGTTGCGGGAGTTGGTGGTCAGATGGATTTCATTCATGGATCAAAACTTTCTCCTGGTGGAAGAGCAATTATTGCCCTTCCTTCTACGGCAAAAAATGGAACGGAATCCCGGATTAAGGTTCATACAAAATACGTGACGTCGCTGAAGTCTGAAGTCGACTTCGTTGTCACAGAGTATGGTATTGCAAAACTGTTTGGAAAATCTTTAAGCGAACGGGCAGAAAGCTTGATTGCCATTGCGCATCCGAAGTTCCGGGCTGCTCTAACTGAACAATACAAACAATTAGTATAA
- a CDS encoding thiolase family protein, with the protein MKNAVIIDSVRTAVGRMGETLKDVEVDYLAAKVLDEITVRTGIDKSKVDEVIIGQAKQSTDSPNLARLALLRAGFPIEITGYTVHRQCGSGLQAMNSGAQQIMCGLSDIIIAGGAESMSTAPYYLRNVRYGYGAGNGEILDSNTESQPRAQPIETYGALTMGLTAENLAVKYSISRSEQDEFALRSQENAKRAIESGLFTDQIVPFEVKTKKGIVEFKVDEHPRGTTFEKLSQLKPVFKENGTVTAGNTSGRNDGAGVILLMSEEAAAQYDKKPKAKIIAQAVAGVSPDIMGIGPAPATRKALKMANLTLDQIGLIELNEAFAAQSLAVIKELGMDIDRVNVNGGAIALGHPIGGTGGVLMTKLLHEMERRGEKYGLVTFCIGGGLGITTIVENMQL; encoded by the coding sequence ATGAAAAATGCCGTAATAATAGACTCTGTACGTACAGCAGTCGGTCGCATGGGCGAAACATTAAAAGATGTGGAAGTAGATTATCTTGCGGCAAAAGTGTTGGATGAAATTACTGTCCGTACCGGTATCGACAAGAGTAAAGTCGATGAAGTCATTATTGGGCAAGCGAAGCAAAGTACAGACTCGCCGAATCTGGCCCGTTTAGCCCTTTTACGTGCAGGTTTTCCGATTGAAATTACCGGTTATACTGTTCACCGGCAGTGCGGATCGGGACTGCAGGCGATGAATAGCGGTGCTCAGCAAATCATGTGTGGACTGTCCGATATTATTATTGCGGGCGGAGCTGAAAGTATGAGCACTGCGCCATACTATTTACGAAATGTCCGATACGGTTATGGTGCAGGAAACGGTGAAATTCTCGATTCAAACACGGAAAGTCAACCCCGTGCCCAGCCGATTGAAACATATGGCGCATTAACGATGGGATTGACTGCTGAGAACTTGGCTGTAAAATACTCGATTTCCCGAAGTGAACAAGACGAGTTCGCCTTAAGAAGCCAGGAAAATGCGAAAAGAGCGATCGAGTCGGGATTGTTCACGGATCAAATTGTCCCATTTGAGGTAAAGACGAAAAAGGGAATCGTCGAATTTAAAGTAGACGAGCATCCAAGGGGAACAACATTTGAGAAATTATCACAGTTAAAACCTGTTTTTAAAGAAAATGGCACAGTAACTGCCGGAAATACTAGTGGTCGTAATGATGGGGCGGGTGTAATCTTGCTGATGTCGGAAGAAGCGGCTGCACAGTATGATAAAAAGCCTAAAGCAAAAATCATTGCGCAGGCTGTAGCAGGGGTTTCGCCTGATATTATGGGAATTGGCCCTGCGCCGGCAACTAGAAAAGCATTGAAAATGGCGAATTTAACACTCGATCAGATCGGGTTAATTGAATTAAATGAAGCCTTTGCAGCCCAATCTTTAGCCGTCATTAAAGAACTTGGCATGGACATAGACCGAGTCAATGTAAATGGTGGCGCAATCGCCCTAGGTCATCCAATTGGAGGCACAGGCGGTGTATTAATGACAAAGCTGCTTCATGAAATGGAAAGGCGCGGAGAAAAATACGGTTTAGTTACATTCTGTATCGGCGGCGGACTTGGTATTACAACAATTGTTGAAAATATGCAGTTGTAA
- a CDS encoding aldehyde dehydrogenase family protein, which translates to MTTDVQVKIFPQFINGEWTPPASGEFFDVINPATSEVVAKVSKGNQEDVNKAVQNAKEVFESGVWSEKTQAERAQIMLQFAGKIREHAQEIIFLEGISTGATLRKLGGADIRQLILSLTQTADLSLKYEAVTALPVNEQLGPNRSLLVREPLGVVAAITPFNFPLVLAMWKIAPAIAMGNSIIIKPASNTPLGTLKLAQLAVEAGIPPGVINVITGPGAEVGDALVTHPDVSKVAFTGSTEVGRKIMAQAAGTVKKVTLELGGKAPAIVLPDVDLEVAIPGILLGVFFHSGQVCEASTRLIVHESIYDIVVQQLVETTKKIKLGQPLDMTTGMGPVISESQMNKILDYIQSGIDEGARLVSGGKRATGPGLDNGYFIEPTIFADVTNDMKIAREEIFGPVLCVIKYSTEKEAIDIANDTEYGLSGGVWGRDVTKANEIATKINAGTVWINDWHIFRTDAPFGGYKQSGLGREQGAQVFDDYTELKNICTSLTTENAQRPALGLIF; encoded by the coding sequence ATGACGACAGACGTACAAGTAAAGATCTTTCCGCAATTTATTAATGGTGAATGGACACCACCAGCTTCAGGTGAATTTTTTGATGTAATCAATCCGGCTACATCAGAAGTTGTGGCGAAAGTTTCAAAAGGGAACCAGGAAGATGTGAATAAGGCGGTTCAAAATGCGAAAGAAGTATTTGAATCGGGTGTGTGGTCAGAGAAAACGCAGGCGGAACGTGCACAGATCATGCTGCAATTTGCGGGGAAAATCAGGGAGCATGCACAGGAGATAATTTTCCTGGAGGGTATTAGTACGGGGGCGACACTTCGTAAACTGGGTGGCGCGGATATCCGACAGTTAATCCTTTCTCTTACTCAAACAGCAGATTTATCGCTGAAATATGAAGCCGTGACAGCGCTTCCTGTTAATGAGCAGCTCGGTCCGAACCGAAGCTTACTCGTTCGTGAACCACTTGGTGTAGTAGCGGCAATCACTCCATTTAATTTCCCGTTAGTTTTAGCAATGTGGAAAATCGCACCGGCAATTGCGATGGGGAACTCCATCATTATTAAGCCGGCTTCAAATACACCATTAGGTACATTGAAACTTGCACAATTAGCAGTTGAAGCAGGTATTCCACCAGGGGTCATCAATGTCATCACTGGTCCTGGAGCCGAAGTGGGGGATGCGCTTGTCACACATCCGGATGTATCGAAAGTGGCGTTTACTGGATCTACCGAAGTAGGCAGAAAAATTATGGCGCAAGCTGCAGGTACGGTAAAGAAAGTGACGCTTGAACTTGGAGGAAAAGCACCTGCAATAGTACTTCCGGATGTAGATCTTGAAGTGGCGATTCCGGGAATACTGCTCGGTGTATTTTTCCATTCAGGGCAAGTATGTGAAGCGAGTACACGCCTCATCGTCCATGAATCCATTTATGATATCGTCGTGCAACAACTAGTTGAAACAACGAAGAAAATTAAACTCGGCCAGCCGCTTGATATGACAACTGGAATGGGGCCGGTTATCTCTGAATCACAAATGAATAAAATCCTCGATTATATTCAGTCAGGCATTGATGAAGGAGCGAGACTTGTTAGTGGTGGTAAACGGGCAACAGGTCCAGGGCTGGATAATGGGTATTTCATCGAACCGACAATCTTCGCAGATGTAACAAATGATATGAAGATTGCGAGAGAAGAAATCTTTGGTCCGGTATTATGCGTGATTAAATATTCAACAGAAAAAGAAGCAATCGACATTGCAAATGATACAGAATACGGATTATCTGGCGGTGTCTGGGGTCGTGATGTGACAAAAGCAAATGAAATTGCTACGAAAATTAATGCGGGAACAGTTTGGATCAATGACTGGCATATTTTCCGTACTGATGCTCCATTCGGCGGCTATAAGCAAAGTGGTTTAGGTCGTGAACAGGGGGCTCAAGTGTTTGATGACTACACAGAGCTTAAAAATATTTGCACGTCCTTAACGACGGAAAATGCGCAGCGCCCAGCTTTAGGTTTAATCTTTTAA
- a CDS encoding SDR family NAD(P)-dependent oxidoreductase → MTNLKDKVAIVTGSGRGIGRDIALLLAKEGAKVVVNDLGGGSDGQGNDTKIADEVVREIQELGGEAVANYDSVADYESASNIIDTALSSFGRLDIVVNNAGILRDRMLFKMSEEEWDAVIAVHLKGSFNMTRAASTIFKEQKSGRFIHFTSTSGLIGNVGQANYSAAKLGIVGLSKSTALDMARYNVTSNAIAPFAWSRLIGTIPAETEDEKERVDRLKQLSPAHIAPLVAFLASDEAADISGQIFGVRGKEIMVFSQPRPIRSVFNAKGWSVDSLSAIKGSLQSSFTPLEGSAQVFPYAPLV, encoded by the coding sequence ATGACGAATTTAAAAGATAAAGTTGCAATCGTTACAGGTTCCGGCCGAGGCATTGGACGAGATATTGCGTTACTTTTAGCAAAAGAAGGAGCAAAAGTAGTTGTCAATGATTTAGGCGGAGGATCTGACGGGCAAGGGAATGATACAAAAATTGCAGATGAGGTAGTGCGGGAAATACAGGAACTTGGCGGAGAAGCTGTAGCCAACTATGATTCCGTTGCCGACTATGAATCTGCTTCCAATATTATAGATACAGCACTTTCAAGTTTCGGGCGCTTGGATATTGTCGTAAATAATGCAGGTATTTTACGGGACCGCATGTTATTTAAAATGAGCGAGGAAGAATGGGATGCGGTTATTGCGGTTCATTTAAAGGGTTCATTCAATATGACGCGAGCAGCATCAACGATTTTTAAGGAGCAAAAAAGTGGGCGCTTTATTCATTTCACTTCCACTTCAGGGTTAATCGGTAATGTTGGGCAGGCTAATTATTCAGCTGCCAAATTAGGAATTGTAGGGTTAAGTAAAAGTACGGCGTTGGATATGGCACGGTATAATGTCACATCGAATGCGATTGCCCCGTTTGCTTGGAGTCGATTAATCGGGACAATCCCTGCAGAAACAGAGGATGAAAAAGAGCGCGTGGACAGACTGAAACAGCTTTCACCAGCACATATTGCGCCATTAGTTGCCTTTTTGGCATCGGATGAAGCTGCCGATATTTCCGGTCAAATATTTGGTGTGCGAGGAAAGGAAATTATGGTGTTTTCTCAGCCGCGCCCGATTCGTTCTGTCTTCAATGCGAAAGGCTGGTCTGTTGACAGCTTAAGTGCAATTAAAGGGTCGCTACAATCAAGTTTTACACCGCTTGAAGGTAGTGCACAAGTCTTCCCATATGCTCCGTTAGTGTAA
- a CDS encoding acyl-CoA dehydrogenase family protein, producing the protein MNKTLAKTRKESRTVFDNDHIMFRESLRKFVEKEIDPYFTQWEHDRIVPRDLWTKLGSQGFLCPSVEEKYDGMGLDFIFDIVLSEELSKVGGGLSGIGLHSNVVTPYITSFGTEEQKMKYLPKFVSGEWISAIAMTEPGAGSDLQKMTTTAIKDGSDYIVNGQKTFITNGILSDVIIIACKTDPKAVPAHNGVSLLIVERGMEGFSRGRKLDKVGMHSQDTAELIFENVRVPAENLLGEEGKGFLYLMQKLQQERLLTAVGAITAAKDMLDLTLQYVKEREAFGKPIGKFQNTQFTLAEIATQVKIGQTFVDDLIIRHLEGQDIVTEVSMAKWWITDMARKISVECMQLHGGYGYMEEYKIARRFRDIAVTPIFAGSNEIMKVIIAKNLGL; encoded by the coding sequence ATGAATAAAACATTGGCGAAAACAAGAAAAGAGTCCCGTACGGTTTTTGATAATGATCATATTATGTTCCGGGAGTCTCTTAGAAAATTTGTAGAAAAAGAGATTGATCCTTATTTTACACAATGGGAGCATGATCGCATCGTTCCGCGTGACCTATGGACAAAATTAGGCAGTCAGGGATTTTTATGTCCAAGCGTAGAGGAAAAGTACGACGGAATGGGCTTGGACTTTATTTTTGATATTGTTTTATCTGAGGAATTGTCAAAAGTCGGTGGCGGTCTAAGTGGAATTGGACTGCATAGTAATGTCGTAACGCCGTATATCACTTCTTTTGGAACAGAAGAGCAGAAGATGAAGTATCTTCCGAAGTTTGTAAGCGGTGAATGGATTTCAGCCATTGCAATGACAGAGCCGGGTGCAGGTTCGGATTTACAGAAAATGACGACAACAGCAATTAAAGATGGCTCCGACTATATTGTGAACGGTCAAAAAACCTTCATTACGAACGGAATTCTTTCCGATGTTATCATCATCGCCTGTAAAACAGATCCTAAAGCGGTACCAGCCCATAATGGGGTAAGCTTACTAATTGTTGAAAGAGGGATGGAAGGATTCTCACGCGGCAGAAAATTAGATAAGGTTGGCATGCATAGCCAGGATACAGCAGAACTTATTTTTGAAAATGTACGAGTACCTGCAGAAAACCTTCTTGGTGAAGAAGGAAAAGGTTTCTTGTATTTAATGCAAAAGTTGCAGCAAGAACGCCTATTGACAGCAGTAGGGGCAATTACCGCTGCAAAAGATATGCTCGACTTAACGCTGCAATATGTTAAAGAGCGGGAAGCGTTTGGGAAACCAATTGGTAAATTCCAAAATACACAGTTTACTCTGGCTGAAATTGCGACACAAGTAAAAATCGGCCAAACATTTGTAGATGATTTGATCATTCGTCATTTAGAAGGACAGGATATTGTGACGGAAGTATCAATGGCAAAATGGTGGATAACGGATATGGCGCGGAAAATTTCGGTAGAATGTATGCAATTACATGGCGGATACGGCTATATGGAAGAATACAAAATAGCAAGACGGTTCCGCGATATTGCAGTTACACCAATTTTCGCCGGTTCCAACGAAATTATGAAAGTCATCATTGCCAAAAATTTAGGACTGTAA
- a CDS encoding iron-containing alcohol dehydrogenase yields MKTTSYFEFTHRPEIRSGAGSHILVPDLIQGLGGKRPVLFSDKGLTDAGLTQKIKSLFDMVPGIKLAGVFDDIQQDAKSSNINRGLKYFKECNGDSIIAIGGGSVIDTAKTIKWALYNGVNQVEYILTGNVLEVWPDAKPFGIPHISIPTTAGTGSEISSISVVFNEMLNLKCNLMNPYLSSDIAVLDPDLTVGLPPRVTAFTGMDALTHAVEGFFSTKSTNFSDAFALHAAKIIVENLTTVVHDGKNVAARANMLQASAMAITSFQSAMANIPIHNIAHTYGAKYGIPHGLANAVLMPSVMKNMPNMYLPKVNAFASALGVIPNAENPLETLDECINVIVDLRNAVNLPPSFDEFNIDAADIPQLVPAVQNDPSSLSFRIPDDIIVNVSKEVISSKVSI; encoded by the coding sequence ATGAAAACGACTTCCTATTTTGAATTCACACATCGCCCTGAAATCCGAAGTGGTGCAGGTTCACATATTTTAGTGCCGGATTTAATTCAAGGTTTAGGCGGAAAGCGCCCTGTTCTTTTTTCGGATAAAGGACTAACAGATGCCGGATTAACGCAAAAAATCAAAAGTTTATTTGACATGGTACCAGGCATAAAGCTTGCTGGTGTATTTGATGATATTCAGCAAGATGCGAAATCAAGCAATATAAACAGAGGTCTGAAGTATTTTAAAGAATGCAATGGCGACTCCATTATTGCCATTGGCGGCGGGAGTGTTATTGATACAGCTAAAACGATCAAGTGGGCTCTTTACAATGGTGTTAACCAAGTTGAGTATATTTTAACCGGGAATGTTCTAGAGGTGTGGCCTGATGCAAAGCCATTCGGTATTCCGCATATTTCGATCCCTACTACAGCTGGAACGGGTTCTGAAATTTCCAGTATTTCAGTAGTGTTCAATGAAATGCTGAACTTGAAATGCAATTTAATGAATCCATATTTAAGTTCCGATATTGCTGTATTGGATCCTGATTTAACGGTCGGTTTACCGCCAAGAGTAACAGCGTTTACAGGTATGGATGCACTAACACATGCTGTAGAAGGATTTTTCTCAACAAAATCCACGAATTTCTCGGATGCATTTGCGTTGCATGCTGCAAAAATCATTGTCGAAAATTTGACTACAGTAGTACATGATGGGAAGAACGTTGCGGCACGTGCTAATATGCTACAAGCTAGCGCAATGGCTATTACAAGTTTCCAATCGGCGATGGCCAATATTCCAATTCATAACATAGCCCATACGTACGGTGCAAAATACGGCATTCCACATGGATTGGCAAATGCAGTTCTCATGCCGAGTGTTATGAAAAACATGCCGAACATGTATTTACCGAAAGTAAATGCATTTGCTTCTGCATTAGGGGTCATTCCGAATGCAGAAAATCCTCTAGAAACATTGGATGAGTGCATCAATGTAATTGTTGACTTAAGAAATGCAGTAAATCTGCCGCCAAGCTTTGACGAGTTTAATATTGATGCGGCAGATATTCCGCAACTTGTGCCTGCTGTTCAAAACGATCCTTCGTC
- a CDS encoding acyl-CoA dehydrogenase family protein: protein MDFQLPPDLIDMKKSIRDFIDNVVDPLADQIDREDRIPDHIMRMSKEMGLFGLSIPAEYGGIGIDMVGKCSLFEEIGRTSNGYMTVIGAHTGIGSVGIVELGTEDQKRKYLPRMASGDIIGAFALTETTAGSHAAALKTTAVRKGDKYILNGAKQYITNAPIAGVFTVMAATDPTKGVKGITSFLVDKSAPGLIIGKTEEKMGLRGSHSSEIFFEDCEVPAENVLGEEGLGYVNALTILANGRAGLAARNLGSSQKLFELSVKYAHEREQFGKPIFDQQIIQHYLAEMALDIETLRAFTYRVAWMVDQGVNVMKEAAMAKLLGSEIYNRIADKAVQIHGGLGYMKDFPVERYYRDARITKIYEGTSEIQKNIIAAQIHKDYLKKAPPATMK from the coding sequence ATGGACTTTCAGCTGCCACCCGATTTAATAGATATGAAAAAATCGATTCGGGATTTTATAGACAATGTAGTGGACCCACTTGCAGACCAGATTGACCGTGAAGACCGTATACCAGACCATATTATGAGAATGTCAAAAGAAATGGGCTTATTCGGTCTAAGCATCCCTGCAGAATATGGCGGTATAGGCATTGATATGGTCGGGAAATGTAGTCTCTTTGAAGAAATCGGCCGTACATCGAACGGATATATGACGGTAATTGGTGCTCACACAGGAATCGGGTCTGTCGGAATTGTGGAATTGGGGACGGAAGATCAGAAGCGAAAATATTTACCGCGCATGGCTTCCGGTGACATTATTGGTGCGTTTGCTTTAACCGAAACGACTGCAGGTTCCCATGCAGCGGCTTTAAAAACAACTGCCGTTCGTAAAGGGGACAAATATATTCTGAATGGCGCAAAGCAATATATTACGAATGCACCGATTGCAGGAGTTTTTACAGTGATGGCTGCAACCGATCCAACTAAAGGTGTAAAGGGGATAACCTCATTTCTCGTAGATAAAAGCGCTCCCGGTTTAATCATCGGAAAAACAGAAGAAAAAATGGGGCTTCGCGGATCCCATTCATCTGAAATCTTCTTCGAGGATTGTGAAGTTCCGGCTGAAAATGTGCTTGGTGAAGAAGGCTTAGGTTATGTCAATGCTTTAACTATTTTGGCAAATGGCCGTGCAGGACTCGCAGCGAGAAATTTAGGGTCTTCGCAAAAACTTTTTGAGCTATCCGTCAAATATGCGCATGAGCGTGAACAGTTCGGTAAACCAATTTTTGACCAGCAAATTATCCAACATTACTTGGCAGAAATGGCATTGGATATTGAAACGTTGAGAGCCTTTACGTACCGGGTAGCATGGATGGTGGACCAAGGGGTGAATGTCATGAAAGAAGCCGCGATGGCAAAGCTTTTAGGTTCGGAAATTTATAATCGCATAGCGGATAAAGCTGTTCAAATCCACGGTGGTCTTGGTTACATGAAAGATTTTCCAGTTGAAAGATATTACCGTGATGCCCGTATTACAAAAATATATGAAGGTACGTCCGAAATCCAAAAAAATATTATTGCTGCTCAAATTCATAAAGACTATTTGAAGAAAGCACCGCCGGCAACAATGAAATAA
- a CDS encoding FAS1-like dehydratase domain-containing protein, translated as MSTGLKEKVGLKLESYTFRVEKGKIKELAQAIGDLKEEFLSGEAVPPTFPTVIDFWGGGASSSELLNLNMKKVLHGEQEYEYFRGIVPDEEITVHGVIEKAYTKAAMNFYVIRKDYLDKQGKTVLISRSTIIERH; from the coding sequence TTGAGTACTGGGCTTAAGGAAAAAGTTGGCCTGAAATTAGAATCCTACACTTTTAGAGTAGAAAAAGGAAAAATCAAAGAATTGGCACAAGCGATTGGCGATCTGAAAGAGGAGTTTTTGAGCGGAGAAGCAGTTCCACCTACATTCCCGACAGTGATCGACTTTTGGGGTGGAGGTGCCTCCTCATCCGAGTTATTGAATTTAAATATGAAAAAGGTTCTCCACGGTGAGCAGGAGTATGAATATTTCAGGGGAATTGTTCCCGATGAGGAAATTACAGTGCATGGTGTCATTGAAAAAGCTTATACAAAAGCGGCGATGAACTTCTATGTCATACGCAAGGACTACTTGGACAAACAAGGTAAAACGGTTTTAATCAGTCGATCCACGATTATCGAAAGGCATTAG
- a CDS encoding MaoC/PaaZ C-terminal domain-containing protein, translating into MEVGQTLEPLQKEEITHTQLIRYAGASGDFNPIHTVVPFAEAAGLGGVIAHGMLVMGFVGQAIGQWFEVKNLKKFTTRFKAMTRPGERITVQGRIVDENDTCWICEAEAVNEAAEVKVKAFFEIRK; encoded by the coding sequence ATGGAAGTCGGCCAGACACTGGAACCTTTACAGAAGGAAGAAATAACACATACACAGCTCATTCGATATGCGGGTGCATCCGGAGATTTCAATCCGATCCATACCGTTGTTCCTTTCGCGGAGGCAGCAGGTTTAGGCGGGGTCATTGCACATGGCATGTTGGTTATGGGATTTGTCGGCCAGGCAATTGGACAATGGTTCGAAGTGAAGAATCTGAAGAAATTCACAACGAGATTTAAAGCAATGACAAGGCCCGGAGAAAGAATAACAGTTCAAGGGCGGATTGTTGATGAAAATGATACTTGCTGGATTTGTGAGGCGGAAGCTGTCAATGAAGCTGCTGAAGTAAAGGTAAAAGCATTTTTTGAAATAAGAAAATAA